From a single Desulfobacterales bacterium genomic region:
- a CDS encoding CerR family C-terminal domain-containing protein — translation MTKREDGKETRRRLLNAACEVFAQKGYRDAMVAEICQRAGANVAAVNYYFKDKKNLYRSVWQHALENFEELAFAEIADYSPQDRLRAYIQTLVQNFTARGDMGRFGRLYLMEMVNPTGLIQNAWHDTIEPIRRKLHQTIRDIIGPEAEEISIRFCELSIVNQCRMFVTIKHSDLEYMIGKPLSPELIKQLAAHIADFSLAGISAIGRNLGGLNTQKT, via the coding sequence ATGACCAAACGAGAAGACGGCAAAGAAACCCGCCGAAGGCTATTGAACGCAGCCTGCGAAGTGTTCGCCCAAAAAGGCTATCGGGATGCCATGGTGGCGGAAATTTGCCAACGGGCAGGCGCAAACGTGGCCGCTGTGAATTATTATTTCAAAGATAAAAAAAATTTATACAGAAGCGTCTGGCAACACGCGCTTGAAAATTTTGAAGAATTGGCTTTTGCTGAAATTGCCGACTACTCCCCACAAGACCGCTTGCGGGCCTATATTCAAACCCTTGTTCAGAATTTTACCGCAAGGGGTGATATGGGCCGCTTCGGCCGTCTCTATCTGATGGAGATGGTCAACCCTACCGGGCTGATTCAGAATGCCTGGCACGATACCATCGAGCCGATCAGGCGAAAGCTGCACCAGACTATTCGCGACATTATCGGCCCGGAAGCGGAGGAAATAAGCATACGGTTTTGCGAACTGAGCATTGTCAACCAGTGCCGAATGTTCGTAACCATCAAACACAGCGATCTTGAATATATGATAGGCAAGCCGCTTAGCCCGGAATTGATCAAACAGCTGGCCGCGCATATCGCTGATTTTTCCCTGGCGGGGATCAGTGCGATTGGACGCAACTTGGGTGGCTTAAACACCCAAAAAACGTAG